The following proteins are encoded in a genomic region of Maribacter hydrothermalis:
- a CDS encoding PorP/SprF family type IX secretion system membrane protein — protein MQYLYKNIAFIAFIIVVLSNNAMAQQTPTFSEYNYNPYLVNSAFAGLAPSAEIGISNTGTFNQFEGSPKSFALSFHSPLNRGKIGLGAGLIRDEIGVTTSTSVFATYSYKIFFDTKSNRPYWQIYTPNSLSFSISPGVQQYQDNLLELGIMDDPNFAMNINATIPTIGLGFLLNLANVYVGVSTPNVIGDMLVSDDNVDINVPYYGYLGYRFFSNKFEELMIKPNLLLKYENGAPFQVDMNVAVSFKNRFELGTGYRTNSSINLLAGIYLFKNIRAIYSYNVAMNDSPLGNTHGIIATYRFGDGFSQ, from the coding sequence ATGCAATATTTATATAAAAACATCGCATTCATAGCATTCATTATTGTCGTATTGTCTAATAACGCAATGGCACAGCAGACCCCAACATTTTCGGAGTACAACTACAATCCTTACTTAGTGAATTCAGCCTTTGCAGGTCTTGCCCCTAGTGCGGAAATTGGGATTAGTAATACGGGGACATTTAACCAGTTTGAAGGTAGTCCAAAAAGTTTTGCACTAAGCTTTCACTCCCCATTAAACAGAGGTAAAATTGGTTTAGGCGCGGGTCTTATTCGTGATGAAATAGGTGTCACTACTTCTACTAGTGTCTTTGCTACTTATTCATATAAAATCTTTTTCGACACCAAAAGCAACAGACCTTATTGGCAAATTTACACTCCAAATTCATTGTCCTTTTCTATATCTCCTGGAGTTCAGCAGTATCAGGACAATCTATTGGAACTTGGCATAATGGACGACCCTAATTTTGCCATGAATATAAATGCTACAATACCCACTATTGGACTTGGCTTTCTGTTAAACTTGGCAAATGTTTATGTAGGTGTTTCTACACCTAATGTTATTGGGGACATGCTTGTGTCCGATGACAACGTGGATATTAATGTTCCTTATTACGGATATTTAGGCTATCGGTTTTTCTCTAATAAATTCGAAGAACTAATGATCAAACCTAACCTGTTACTTAAATATGAAAACGGTGCTCCTTTTCAGGTGGATATGAACGTTGCGGTAAGTTTTAAAAACAGATTTGAACTTGGTACAGGTTATAGAACTAATTCTTCTATAAATCTTTTAGCCGGTATTTACCTATTTAAGAATATTAGAGCTATTTATAGTTATAATGTCGCGATGAACGATTCTCCTTTAGGAAACACCCATGGTATTATTGCAACGTACCGTTTTGGAGATGGGTTTAGCCAATAG
- a CDS encoding pseudouridine synthase yields MSRDDSSRGKNASGRQGGNFKKKSYARGNAPIKKTVTPNKPSDPNSIRLNKYVANSGVCSRRDADIYIAAGNVTVNGKPITEMGYKVKLTDEVKFDGQLLNPVKREYVLLNKPKDFVTTIRDERGKRHVSGLISSASKSKLLPVDKLEKDHTGLLLFTNDGNMTKTLKSPINGLRKIYHLVLEQELRSSDLKKIQEGVVVDEKVVRVQDISYINDAPKREVGIEIYSSRNKIVERLFDTLGYKVQKLDRVVYGGLTKKDLPRGHWRYLTSQEVINLKMIK; encoded by the coding sequence ATGAGTAGGGACGATTCTAGTAGGGGAAAAAATGCTTCAGGCAGACAAGGTGGTAATTTTAAAAAGAAGAGCTATGCGCGTGGCAATGCTCCAATTAAAAAAACGGTAACTCCTAATAAGCCGTCAGACCCAAATTCTATTCGACTAAATAAATATGTGGCAAACTCTGGTGTATGTTCACGTAGAGATGCTGATATATATATTGCGGCTGGTAATGTAACCGTAAACGGAAAACCTATTACAGAAATGGGTTATAAGGTGAAATTGACAGATGAGGTTAAATTCGATGGTCAACTATTGAATCCGGTAAAGAGAGAATACGTATTACTTAATAAACCTAAAGACTTTGTTACTACCATACGCGACGAAAGAGGAAAAAGACATGTATCTGGTTTAATATCTAGTGCTTCAAAGTCAAAATTATTGCCAGTAGACAAATTGGAAAAGGATCACACGGGGTTGCTTTTGTTTACTAATGATGGTAACATGACAAAGACTTTAAAAAGTCCAATAAACGGTTTGCGTAAAATTTATCATCTTGTATTGGAACAAGAATTACGAAGTTCCGATTTAAAGAAAATTCAAGAAGGAGTTGTCGTAGATGAAAAGGTAGTAAGGGTTCAAGACATTAGTTATATAAACGATGCGCCCAAACGTGAAGTAGGTATTGAAATTTATAGTTCTAGAAATAAAATTGTAGAACGCCTTTTTGATACACTAGGATATAAAGTTCAAAAATTGGATAGAGTAGTTTACGGAGGACTTACCAAGAAAGATTTGCCAAGAGGACACTGGAGATATTTAACTAGCCAAGAGGTTATTAATCTTAAAATGATTAAATAG
- a CDS encoding geranylgeranylglycerol-phosphate geranylgeranyltransferase, whose translation MLNRKNKLLLLKVLSLFSVVRGYNILVIALAQYLASIYILAPDLPLRKVVFDVNLFVIVVASTMVIAAGYIINNFYDAEKDLINKPRKSMLDRLVSQRFKLTTYFVLNFLAVIAASYVSFRAVFFFSSYIFGIWIYSHKLKRIPFLGNIISASLAITPFFVVFVYYKNFQSVIFVHAVFLFLLILAREMIKDLENISGDIAQNYRTIPIIYGAKTSKVIISLLILLTLLPLLLLLFRFDVGYMDFYFGICILLLVVFIFLLLKSKTKKDYVWLHNILKLIIVVGVFSILLIDVDLVLNRIL comes from the coding sequence ATGCTTAATAGAAAAAATAAACTCTTACTATTAAAGGTATTGAGTCTTTTTTCAGTGGTTAGAGGCTATAATATTCTTGTTATAGCACTTGCACAATACTTGGCATCTATATATATTTTAGCACCAGATCTACCATTGCGTAAAGTGGTATTTGATGTTAACCTTTTTGTTATTGTAGTTGCTTCTACAATGGTTATTGCCGCAGGTTATATTATCAATAATTTCTACGATGCAGAAAAAGACCTTATAAATAAACCACGAAAAAGTATGCTAGATCGTTTAGTTAGCCAACGATTTAAGCTAACAACTTATTTTGTGCTTAATTTTTTGGCGGTTATTGCAGCAAGTTATGTGTCTTTTAGAGCCGTCTTTTTTTTCTCTTCGTATATATTTGGTATTTGGATCTATTCGCATAAATTAAAAAGAATTCCATTTTTAGGTAATATTATCTCCGCATCGTTAGCAATCACCCCTTTTTTCGTAGTTTTTGTTTACTATAAAAATTTTCAATCGGTCATATTTGTTCATGCTGTTTTTTTGTTCCTTTTGATTTTAGCACGTGAAATGATTAAAGATTTGGAAAATATTTCTGGGGATATTGCCCAAAACTATAGAACAATACCAATTATTTATGGGGCAAAAACATCAAAAGTCATCATATCCCTACTAATACTTTTAACCTTATTACCATTATTGCTTTTATTGTTTAGGTTTGATGTCGGTTATATGGATTTTTACTTTGGTATTTGTATTTTATTGTTGGTCGTATTTATCTTTCTTCTTTTAAAATCTAAAACTAAAAAAGACTATGTGTGGTTACATAATATTCTAAAGCTAATTATAGTAGTGGGTGTTTTTAGTATTTTGTTAATAGATGTGGACTTAGTATTAAATAGAATACTGTAG
- a CDS encoding mevalonate kinase family protein, which yields MKGPLFYSKILLFGEYGIIKDSKGLSIPYNFYKGALKSDANPSKEALKSNKSLEAFTHYLEHLTEKEPKLVSFDLELLKTDVAAGMYFDSSIPQGYGVGSSGALVAAIYDKYANDKITVLENLTREKLLKLKTIFGKMESFFHGKSSGLDPLNSYLSLPILINSKDNIESTSIPSQNAEGKGAVFLLDSGIIGETAPMVQIFMEQMKNDGFRKMLKNQFIKHTDACVEDFVNGNIQSLFGNLKQLSHVVLDNFKPMIPAKFHDLWKNGIDTNDYYLKLCGSGGGGYILGFTEDFEKAKTALKDYKLEVVYNF from the coding sequence ATGAAAGGACCACTATTTTATTCTAAAATTCTTCTCTTTGGAGAATACGGTATCATTAAAGATTCTAAAGGATTGTCTATACCCTATAACTTTTATAAAGGAGCTTTGAAATCTGATGCCAATCCTTCGAAAGAAGCATTAAAATCAAATAAAAGTTTAGAAGCTTTTACTCATTATTTAGAGCATCTTACTGAAAAGGAGCCAAAATTGGTTTCTTTCGATTTAGAACTTTTAAAAACTGATGTAGCTGCTGGTATGTACTTTGATAGTTCTATACCGCAAGGGTATGGTGTTGGTAGTAGTGGAGCATTGGTAGCTGCAATTTATGATAAGTATGCAAACGATAAAATTACGGTTCTAGAGAATTTAACAAGAGAAAAACTATTAAAATTAAAGACAATTTTTGGTAAAATGGAGTCTTTTTTTCATGGCAAATCATCTGGCCTAGATCCATTAAATAGTTATTTAAGTTTACCTATATTGATAAATTCTAAAGATAATATAGAATCTACAAGTATTCCATCGCAAAATGCAGAAGGTAAAGGCGCTGTATTTTTATTAGATAGTGGTATAATTGGGGAGACAGCACCTATGGTTCAGATTTTTATGGAACAGATGAAGAACGATGGTTTCAGAAAAATGCTTAAAAACCAATTCATAAAACATACCGATGCTTGTGTAGAGGATTTTGTAAATGGAAACATACAATCATTATTTGGTAATTTAAAGCAACTTTCCCATGTTGTTCTTGATAACTTTAAGCCAATGATACCAGCAAAATTTCATGACTTATGGAAAAACGGAATAGACACCAATGATTATTACTTAAAGCTGTGTGGCTCTGGCGGTGGTGGGTACATTTTAGGTTTTACAGAAGATTTTGAAAAGGCAAAAACTGCACTAAAAGACTACAAACTTGAAGTAGTTTATAATTTTTAG
- a CDS encoding diphosphomevalonate/mevalonate 3,5-bisphosphate decarboxylase family protein — translation MTEKDFIPNSYTTLNDEGEVSYTSPSNIALVKYWGKKENQVPANPSISFTLTACATTTKVKYKKRENRNEEFSFDLLFEGESKEEFKPKINTFLKRVEVYLPFLKDYHFVINTTNSFPHSSGIASSASGMSALALCFMEMEKSFSGTMSPEHFNRKVSFLSRLGSGSACRSIEGTIVQWGETPSIEGSSNLYGIKYPYEVHGVFHNFHDTILLVDKGEKQVSSTVGHELMHGHPFAQQRFDQAHSNLSKLKTIIKEGNLVRFIEIVESEALTLHAMMMTSHPYFILMKPNTLSIINEIWKFRKESRTHVCFTLDAGANVHVLYPEGEKDIIFPFIIEKLVPYCQNGQYICDRIGLGAKKL, via the coding sequence ATGACAGAAAAAGATTTTATTCCAAATTCCTATACAACGCTTAATGACGAAGGGGAAGTTTCATATACTTCGCCAAGTAATATTGCTTTAGTAAAGTATTGGGGGAAAAAGGAAAATCAAGTTCCTGCAAACCCTTCTATTAGTTTTACTTTAACTGCATGTGCTACTACCACAAAAGTAAAGTATAAAAAAAGAGAAAATAGAAATGAAGAATTCTCATTTGATTTGTTGTTTGAAGGAGAATCTAAAGAAGAGTTTAAACCAAAAATAAATACGTTTTTGAAAAGGGTAGAAGTATATTTGCCTTTTTTGAAAGATTATCACTTTGTTATCAATACTACAAATTCATTTCCTCATAGTAGTGGTATAGCTTCATCGGCAAGTGGAATGTCTGCTTTGGCGTTATGTTTTATGGAAATGGAAAAATCATTTTCAGGCACAATGTCGCCAGAACACTTTAATAGAAAAGTTTCGTTTTTATCTCGTTTAGGTTCCGGTAGTGCATGTCGCAGTATAGAAGGCACCATAGTTCAATGGGGAGAAACACCGTCAATTGAAGGGAGTTCAAATCTTTATGGGATTAAATATCCCTACGAAGTCCATGGTGTTTTTCACAATTTTCATGATACTATTTTATTGGTAGATAAAGGCGAAAAGCAAGTGAGTAGTACAGTAGGGCACGAGTTAATGCACGGGCATCCATTTGCACAACAAAGATTTGACCAAGCCCATTCAAATTTATCAAAGCTGAAAACTATAATAAAAGAAGGAAATTTAGTACGGTTTATTGAAATTGTTGAAAGCGAGGCGCTTACTCTACACGCTATGATGATGACCAGTCATCCGTATTTTATATTAATGAAGCCAAATACCCTTTCTATTATTAATGAAATTTGGAAGTTTAGAAAGGAATCTAGAACGCATGTGTGTTTTACGTTAGATGCTGGTGCAAATGTACATGTATTATATCCGGAAGGTGAAAAGGATATCATTTTTCCATTTATTATAGAGAAATTAGTGCCTTATTGTCAAAATGGACAGTATATTTGCGACCGAATTGGTCTGGGTGCTAAGAAGTTGTAG
- a CDS encoding TspO/MBR family protein: MKRKIFYVVLSILICCTIGFLSSIVTQSSVNDWYLTLNKPNFNPPNWIFAPVWTTMYILMGISAGWVWAKGFHHKWVKTGLYHFGFQLLLNGLWSIIFFGLKQPFLALLVILALIVVLILTIKWFGIVSKVAAILLIPYLLWLCFAAVLNYKIWEMN; this comes from the coding sequence TTGAAAAGAAAGATATTCTATGTTGTTTTAAGTATCCTTATCTGTTGCACCATTGGGTTTCTGAGCAGTATTGTTACTCAAAGTTCCGTAAATGATTGGTACCTTACTTTGAATAAACCAAATTTTAACCCTCCTAACTGGATTTTTGCTCCCGTTTGGACCACAATGTATATTCTAATGGGAATTTCTGCAGGTTGGGTATGGGCTAAAGGTTTTCATCATAAATGGGTTAAAACAGGACTCTACCATTTTGGATTTCAATTGTTATTAAATGGATTGTGGAGTATTATTTTCTTTGGATTAAAGCAACCTTTTTTAGCACTTTTGGTAATTTTAGCGCTAATAGTAGTTTTAATACTAACAATTAAATGGTTTGGAATTGTAAGTAAAGTAGCTGCTATACTTTTAATTCCATACCTACTTTGGTTATGTTTTGCTGCAGTTCTGAATTACAAAATTTGGGAGATGAATTAA
- a CDS encoding DUF1697 domain-containing protein has protein sequence MKTYIAFLRGINVSGKKKIPMAELRELCESVKLKDVKTYIQSGNIIFKSDRTNSTELEKLLEKAILNNFGFEVPVLIKTIDQLGKIISLNPFKLETDILENKIYFVLLNSGPQIEVLESFKNEEFKNEEFFYNENCIYLKCREGYGKAKLNNNLIEHKLKLIATTRNYRSMQALLKMATA, from the coding sequence ATGAAAACGTATATCGCATTTTTAAGAGGTATTAATGTTAGTGGGAAAAAGAAAATACCCATGGCTGAATTAAGGGAATTATGCGAAAGTGTAAAACTAAAAGATGTTAAAACCTATATTCAAAGTGGTAATATTATTTTCAAAAGTGATAGGACCAATAGCACCGAACTAGAAAAGCTTCTTGAAAAAGCTATTTTAAACAATTTTGGATTTGAAGTGCCTGTACTTATTAAGACAATAGATCAATTAGGGAAAATTATTTCCCTTAATCCTTTTAAATTGGAAACAGATATTTTAGAGAATAAAATTTACTTTGTTCTATTAAATAGTGGGCCACAGATTGAAGTTTTAGAAAGTTTTAAAAATGAAGAATTCAAGAATGAAGAATTTTTTTATAATGAAAACTGTATTTATCTAAAATGTAGAGAGGGATATGGCAAAGCTAAATTGAATAATAATTTAATTGAGCATAAATTAAAACTAATAGCAACTACTAGAAATTACAGATCAATGCAAGCATTACTTAAAATGGCAACTGCATAG